The proteins below come from a single Mustela nigripes isolate SB6536 chromosome 14, MUSNIG.SB6536, whole genome shotgun sequence genomic window:
- the EDN2 gene encoding endothelin-2 produces the protein MVAVPTAWCSVALALLLALQEGKGQVAAAPDHPAPSPRARGSHLRPRRCSCSSWLDKECVYFCHLDIIWVNTPGQTAPYGLGNPPRRRRRSLPKRCECSSSGDPACATFCHRRPWAEAVVVPGSRSPADVFQAGQRWTSAGELLQQLREISATKIRFARQHQEAEREPRPMYPRRRKT, from the exons ATGGTCGCCGTGCCCACTGCCTGGTGCTCCGTCGCTCTGGCCCTGCTCCTGGCTCTGCAGGAAG GCAAGGGCCAGGTGGCCGCTGCTCCGGATCACCCCGCGCCCTCGCCCCGGGCCCGAGGCTCCCACCTGCGGCCTCGACGTTGCTCCTGCAGCTCCTGGCTGGACAAGGAATGCGTCTACTTCTGCCATCTGGACATCATCTGGGTGAACACCCCCGG ACAGACAGCTCCTTACGGCCTGGGAAACCCGCCAAGACGCCGGCGCCGCTCCCTGCCGAAGCGCTGTGAGTGCTCCAGCAGCGGGGACCCCGCCTGTGCCACCTTCTGCCATCGAAGGCCCTG GGCCGAAGCTGTGGTAGTCCCAGGCAGCAGGTCTCCTGCCGACGTGTTCCAGGCCGGCCAGAGATGGACGTCCGCAGGAGAGCTCCTCCAGCAGCTGAG GGAAATTTCTGCCACCAAGATCCGCTTTGCCAGACAacaccaggaggcagagagggagccgAGGCCCATGTACCCCAGGCGAAGGAAAACATAG